ACACCCTCGCCGCTCGATCAGAAGTGGAACAACATGCTTGACAACTCCAAATCGACTCCCATCGCCGGCGTGCTCGACGCAAGTGAGCGCCTCAACATCGAGACGAGGTTCGGCGTCGCTGCCGAGCAGGTTGCTCGCGACCACGTCATCTCGCACGCTCTCGCAGCGATAGCCAGCGTCGGCACCGACAGTGTGGTCTTCTTCGGGGGCACGGCACTTTCGCGGACCCTTCTGAGCGACGTAAGACTCTCTGAGGACATCGACCTCATCGCCATGGGTGCGCGGCGCGAAGTGGGCGACCGGATCGAGGCCGCGATCACACGGCGATTCCGCCGCTCGTTCGGGACAGCCGTCTTCACACCGCGTATCCGCGATACCAGGCCTCCGGATCCTGCCGTACTGCACGTGGACGCAACGCGCATCCAGATCCAACTGCTCTCCTCGGCGGCCTATCCAGCGTGGCCCACTGAAGTCGTCACCATCGAACAGCGCTACAGCGATGCCCCGCCTGCAAAGCTGCGGGTTCTGACCACAGCTGGTTTCGTCGCGTCAAAACTCGCGGCGTGGAACGACCGCGAAGCACCTCGTGACCTCTACGACCTATGGGCGCTCGCTCGA
This genomic stretch from Microbacterium sp. SLBN-146 harbors:
- a CDS encoding nucleotidyl transferase AbiEii/AbiGii toxin family protein is translated as MLDNSKSTPIAGVLDASERLNIETRFGVAAEQVARDHVISHALAAIASVGTDSVVFFGGTALSRTLLSDVRLSEDIDLIAMGARREVGDRIEAAITRRFRRSFGTAVFTPRIRDTRPPDPAVLHVDATRIQIQLLSSAAYPAWPTEVVTIEQRYSDAPPAKLRVLTTAGFVASKLAAWNDREAPRDLYDLWALARLGKIDAEASEVFSRHGSYTSLSQVSFTRPPSEAAWEAALSHQCRPAVGPGEAARIVEEAISQL